DNA sequence from the Vallitalea longa genome:
TTTCTACTATATTAATATAACTATTTTGCAATAAGTCAACTGTAGAATAGTATTATAATCTAATTAATATTCTACTTATCAAAATAATTTAGAATATCTTATTGGTTATCTACTGCTTCATTAAATATATCTTCACACATCTTAATCAACTTACCGATATCATTCTTATATATATAATCCCAACCTATCCACATATATTCTTTATCAGTATCTATCCTATTATCCACTTCTGGATTAACACTTGGGAATCTACCATTATGAGATAGTATTTCCCCTACTTCTTTTGATGAGAAAAATTCAACAATAGGTTTTAACTTTTCTTTTTTATTTTTTTTAGACAATAGAAATATGGGACTTATTATAGCTCCGTCTGATGGCCATACAGGTTTCATAGGTCCGTCCTCCTTAATCATCTTAGTAAAGAAGTAAGGCATAATGGTAATAACTGGCTTGTCTTGCTTTCTATGAGACTTTACCATTTCAGATGGATGCATGCTTGTGGATAAAGATTTTCCTAATCTTCTTATACCTTCTTCACCATATTCTTTATGGATATTCAATAAAATAGCATTAAACAAATCGAAATCCCCAACTGGTAAGCTGACATTGTTTTCAAATTCCGGTTGTAATATATCTTCCCACGACTGAGGAACTTTTCTACCATTCAGTTCTTCCATATTTATCAGAAATATAGCTGGTACCACCCCTATGATAGAGTAATTATCTTTTGGGTCTTTCAGTGATATTTTATCATTGTCGAATTCTTTATTATAATGAGATAATGAACTTACATCTTCAAAAATACCTTTAGAAACCCACTTACCCATTAGTTTTTTGTCAAAAAACAAATCAAACCCTGCTGATATGAATATATCAGATATGATATCTGGATTATCCGATTTTAACAATGCTTTCTTTAGCCAGTCAACACCCATTGAGGCTGCTTTTAAATCATAGTTCATCTCATTACCATAATCACTAGCTGAATTTTCTATCCATTTGTTAAAAGCTTCCATAAGAGGTATTCTTACAGGACAAGGTAGAACCCCTTCTATTTTTATATCAGCATCTTCCTTTTGCATATAATTATTTTCTTCTGAATTACCAATCCTGTTATGTTCAATTACATCCATTAAATTTTTTGTAAAAACATCTATATTTATTTTTTTTAGCTTTAATGCGGTTTCAAGAGTAATAGTTTTACCAAATGTTTTTCTTTGGTTTTCATTTACCATATTTTCAAAACCTATAGAAACGAATAAATCTATAGTTTCTTTATATAATTCAGTTATATCATATAACGAATCTTTTACATTAAAATACTTTCCCATGACAACCATCCTTTTCTAGGTCTTTAGCTTTTTAGGTTACATATCTGTTCTTTAATAAAAAAACATATAATTAATTATTATAATTTTATTATTCTACTTAACAATAATTATACTCATTTTTTTATAATTGTCCGTATCATATGTTACGTATAAATGAAATCAAAATAACCACTGATGCTTAAGAATGGCAGTGCTGGTCTATAGCACTAAAAAAACAGTTCAAGAATATTTCTTGAACTGTCTTTTGTCATTATAATATAATATTAAATTGTTGATAAGCTTATTTAACAGCACCTTCTGTTATACCATTAATTACACGTTTTTGTGCAAATGCATAGAATATCATTATCGGTATTATACTTATTACCAATGCAGCTGTAGCCAAATCCCATCTTTTAGTATATTTCCCAAAGAAATAGTAAGTTTTTAATGGGATAGTATGCATTCCTGGTTGATTAATTATTAGAGAAGGTAATAAGAAATCATTCCATAACCACATAACATCTAATATAACTATAGTAAATACTATTGGTTTCATTAATGGTAAAACAATTCTCCAAAACACTCTGAACGGTCCACAGCCATCAATTATTGCTGCTTCCTCTAATGCTATTGGAACATTTTTAATAAATCCATGAAAAAACATTATTGCCATACTGGAACCAAATCCTATATACATTACAATTAATCCTGGTATGTTAAGCATATTAAGTTTCCCCATAAATTTTACTAAAGGTAACATAACACATTGAAATGGAACAAGTACTGCACCAGCAAAACCAAAAAATATTAATGTACTGGTTTTTGATTTATATCTAACTAAAACCCATGCAGCCATTGCAGATGTAATAACTATAAGAGAAGTTCCTACAATAGTAATAAGCAATGAATTAGTAAAACTTTTAATAAAATCCATTTCTCTAAAAGCATTCACATAATTTTCTAATGTAAAATATTTCCCAAATGGTAATGCAAATATTTCTTTAAAAATCCCTTTAGATGTTTTAAATGAATTACTTAACAACATGTAAAATGGTGATATATAAACAAGTGCTAATATAACTCCTAAAACACTTACTATAATTTTTTTCTTTTTCTTTTTGGTTATTTTTTTACTAGCCATTACATTTCCACCTCTTTCTTTTTAGTAAAGTAAAGTTGTGTAAATGTAATTATTCCAACAATAACGAGGAATATTATTGCTTTCGCCTGAGCTACACCTAACTCGTTATATGTATAAGCAGTATTATATAAATTAAGTGTAAGCATTTGTGTTGAGTTATGTGGTCCTCCATTAGTAAGTGCTAAGTTTTGATCAAATACTTTAAATGCTCCTGAAATATTCATAAATATTCCTATAGTAATAGCAGGTACTATTAAAGGTAATGTGATATATCTAAACTTCTTGAAACCAGTAGCCCCATCTATACTTCCTGCTTCCCATACATCTTGTGGTATAGATTGCAACCCTGCTACATAGATTAACATCATATAACCTATGCTCTGCCAAGAACATACGATTATCAGTCCCCAGAATCCTGTTTGTGGTGTAGATAACCATCCATCAAAAAATGCCCATCCTAAATTATCTGCTATACTTTCAAAACCTTTAGTAAATATAAATTGCCAAATGAATCCTAGTAATAGTCCCCCTACTAAGTTAGGTAGGAAAAATGTACTTTTTAGAAAATTACTAACTCGTAGTTTTTTAGTAACCAGTAACGCTAACAAAAATCCCGCTACATTAACAATAATAACCTCAACTACTACATATTTAACTGTGAAAATAAAAGCATCTCTAAAACCAGGGTCTTTTGTAAATATTTTTATGTAATTTGTAAAACCAACAAAATTGATTTTTTCACTAATGCCATTCCAGTCTGTGAAAGAATAATATATTCCTAAAAACATAGGGATAATAACTACTAATAAAAACGATATCCCGCTTGGAGCTAGGAAAAGCCAAAATATTTTTTTGGATTTTTTCATATTGCTACATCCCCCAATTCCAGTATATTAATTTTCTGCATTGTCTTTAGCTAATTCTTCCCATTGTTCTTTGCAATATTCAATTGCTTCATCCCAATCCTGAACACCAGCTAAATATTTTTGGATTGATGTTCCCATAATATCCATACACCATCCACTTGGATAACCCATAAATACCCATGGCATTGTTTTTTCTTCATTAGTATATCTTTGTACTGCACGACTCAAACAATCTTTTGCTTCCAATCCTTCATAATTTGTAAATGGAGGAATGAAGAAAAATTCATTAACAATAATTTCTTTTCCTTTTTCTGATTGATATAACCAATTCAAGAAATCTTTTGCTGCTTTCTTTTGTTCATCACTAGCATCAACATTAACTGTCCAATACATTGGTACACCAATTGGAATACTATCTTCGATTACTCCTTCTAAAGGAATTGGTAATATGTCTAATTGTTGAGCAATTTCTTGATCTACATTATTAACTGAAGGATAAATCCAGTTACCTTGTTGAACCATAGCAACTCTTCCAATAGCTATTCCATTTTCAACTGATGTTGTATTATCTACTGCACAGAGTTTTTGTTTATTATCTGCATCTGATGAATAATTTGCTTGTAAATCTACAATTTTCTTAAGTTGATCACTATATTTGTAATCTATTTTCTTTGCATTAAATGCATTTAGCGCACTACCTAACTCAGGACTTAATGCAATATTAGTTGTATGTTGTCCTGTTAACCAAGTCTCTTTTGCAGGTAATTCAAATACTGCTTCAAGATCAGGGAATTGTTCTTTTAGTTCACCTGATTTGATTTTTCCATCTAATTCTTTAACAGCTGCTTCAAGAGTTGCGAAATCTTTTATTGCAGAAACATCAACATCTGCTGCTTCAAACATTGCTTTATTATATACAAATCCATAACCTTCTACTGAATATGGTAACCCATAAACTTTATCATCAATAGTAACTCCACCTAAAGTACCTACTGCTGCATGTTGTACCCAAGGCTGATCTGATAGGTCTTCTAATTTATATGACCAATCGTTAACATCTGATGGTCCACCTACATTGAAAATAGTAGGCTCTTTACCTGACTGCATTTTTGCTTTTAACTGTACACTATATCCTTCTCCAATTGATTGAACATTAATTTTTACATTTGGATTTTCTTCCATGTACTCTGCTACTGCTTCATCAAGAGCTTTAGCTATTTCTAGCTTAAATTGAAAAAGTTCTATAGTTACATCTGATTTTTTATTAGAGTCTTTTGGTTGTTCGTTACTAACATTTTCTTTGTCATCTTTTTTTGTATCATTTTGGGAACTAGAACAACCTACTATTGAAACTAACATTGCCATAACTAACGCTATTACTGTAAACATTTTGAAACCGTAATTTTTTTTCATTATTACTTCCTCCATAGTTGTTTATTTATAGTTTTTATTAGTCTATTAATGATTGAACTATTGTACAAGAGATATTTGTTTAATTGAAATGTTATATTTGAGTTTTATCTCAAAATATATGGTTTTATATAATTAATTGAAAAATCAATGCCCTTTTCTCCTAATTCACCTTCCCAATTTTCTGAATGTGGTTCAAGACATAGAGCATCTTCATATTTATTAGCATATAAAATTGCCATAAATCTACCCCAGTCTATTTCATCCATACCAATTGGAGGATCATCAAATCTTATATCATTAATCTTCATTGCGCCCTTTAAATGAACATGATAAAATCGATGCCCCCATTTTTTCATTTCAGCTAAATAATCCCCATCATCATACACTGCATGTGATGGATCATATTTAATTCCTAAATCTTTCAAATATCCATGTATAATAGTCCAAGCCATATCATTATGTACAAAATTATTCCATCTACAATTATAGGTAGATATTTTAACTTTTTTTGGTTTCCCATATTCAATTAATTTTTCAAAATACTCTATAGCTTTACTACAATTTTCATAGTAAGACAAACCTTCAATATAATTACAAGAGGTTACTACATTAGTACACCCAATACTACTAGCTACATCTATTAACTTATAATCAAGGTCAATCTCATTTTTAATCAAATTACCTTTTTCATCAATTTTATCTGTTGCCCATATACTTATAGCAGCTACATCTATTCCATATTTTTCAATATATTGCTTTACTTCTTTAATTGCTTGTAATTTCTTTAGGGATTTATCCATTCCAAATGTGGGATGCAAACAAAATTCTAATGTTTCAAGTTGTCTTTTTTTTGCATCTATAAAACTTTGTTCACAAGGTTCTGCAATAATTCCCAATTTCATTCCTATCACTTCCTTTTCAATTATTATTAACTCAGATTCCCACTTCAATAGAAAAGCAACTTTTAAAACTTACTGGAACAAGTTTACTTATTCAGTTATTGTAGACTCTCTGATAGTTAATTTATGATCTAAGATTATATACTCATTTTTACATTTTATATTGTTGATTTTCCTAAGTAATAATTCCATAGCAATTTTCCCCATCTCATATCTTGGCTGAGATATCGTTGTTATAGGAGGATTATAATAAGCAGCGAAATTAGTATCATCAAATCCTATAACGCTTATCTCTTCTCCAA
Encoded proteins:
- a CDS encoding ABC transporter substrate-binding protein, with translation MKKNYGFKMFTVIALVMAMLVSIVGCSSSQNDTKKDDKENVSNEQPKDSNKKSDVTIELFQFKLEIAKALDEAVAEYMEENPNVKINVQSIGEGYSVQLKAKMQSGKEPTIFNVGGPSDVNDWSYKLEDLSDQPWVQHAAVGTLGGVTIDDKVYGLPYSVEGYGFVYNKAMFEAADVDVSAIKDFATLEAAVKELDGKIKSGELKEQFPDLEAVFELPAKETWLTGQHTTNIALSPELGSALNAFNAKKIDYKYSDQLKKIVDLQANYSSDADNKQKLCAVDNTTSVENGIAIGRVAMVQQGNWIYPSVNNVDQEIAQQLDILPIPLEGVIEDSIPIGVPMYWTVNVDASDEQKKAAKDFLNWLYQSEKGKEIIVNEFFFIPPFTNYEGLEAKDCLSRAVQRYTNEEKTMPWVFMGYPSGWCMDIMGTSIQKYLAGVQDWDEAIEYCKEQWEELAKDNAEN
- a CDS encoding carbohydrate ABC transporter permease codes for the protein MASKKITKKKKKKIIVSVLGVILALVYISPFYMLLSNSFKTSKGIFKEIFALPFGKYFTLENYVNAFREMDFIKSFTNSLLITIVGTSLIVITSAMAAWVLVRYKSKTSTLIFFGFAGAVLVPFQCVMLPLVKFMGKLNMLNIPGLIVMYIGFGSSMAIMFFHGFIKNVPIALEEAAIIDGCGPFRVFWRIVLPLMKPIVFTIVILDVMWLWNDFLLPSLIINQPGMHTIPLKTYYFFGKYTKRWDLATAALVISIIPIMIFYAFAQKRVINGITEGAVK
- a CDS encoding carbohydrate ABC transporter permease; the protein is MKKSKKIFWLFLAPSGISFLLVVIIPMFLGIYYSFTDWNGISEKINFVGFTNYIKIFTKDPGFRDAFIFTVKYVVVEVIIVNVAGFLLALLVTKKLRVSNFLKSTFFLPNLVGGLLLGFIWQFIFTKGFESIADNLGWAFFDGWLSTPQTGFWGLIIVCSWQSIGYMMLIYVAGLQSIPQDVWEAGSIDGATGFKKFRYITLPLIVPAITIGIFMNISGAFKVFDQNLALTNGGPHNSTQMLTLNLYNTAYTYNELGVAQAKAIIFLVIVGIITFTQLYFTKKKEVEM
- a CDS encoding ABC transporter substrate-binding protein: MGKYFNVKDSLYDITELYKETIDLFVSIGFENMVNENQRKTFGKTITLETALKLKKINIDVFTKNLMDVIEHNRIGNSEENNYMQKEDADIKIEGVLPCPVRIPLMEAFNKWIENSASDYGNEMNYDLKAASMGVDWLKKALLKSDNPDIISDIFISAGFDLFFDKKLMGKWVSKGIFEDVSSLSHYNKEFDNDKISLKDPKDNYSIIGVVPAIFLINMEELNGRKVPQSWEDILQPEFENNVSLPVGDFDLFNAILLNIHKEYGEEGIRRLGKSLSTSMHPSEMVKSHRKQDKPVITIMPYFFTKMIKEDGPMKPVWPSDGAIISPIFLLSKKNKKEKLKPIVEFFSSKEVGEILSHNGRFPSVNPEVDNRIDTDKEYMWIGWDYIYKNDIGKLIKMCEDIFNEAVDNQ
- a CDS encoding sugar phosphate isomerase/epimerase family protein; the encoded protein is MKLGIIAEPCEQSFIDAKKRQLETLEFCLHPTFGMDKSLKKLQAIKEVKQYIEKYGIDVAAISIWATDKIDEKGNLIKNEIDLDYKLIDVASSIGCTNVVTSCNYIEGLSYYENCSKAIEYFEKLIEYGKPKKVKISTYNCRWNNFVHNDMAWTIIHGYLKDLGIKYDPSHAVYDDGDYLAEMKKWGHRFYHVHLKGAMKINDIRFDDPPIGMDEIDWGRFMAILYANKYEDALCLEPHSENWEGELGEKGIDFSINYIKPYILR